AGTTGGTCTGCTTGTTCTATTGTATCAACTATATTCAGCTCTGCTTCCAATTCTTCAATGTCAGTTTTAAAATATTTAGGAGGACAGTGTAATTTGTCTATTTTGCTTAGTAAGCCACTAAGTATATGCTGAAATTCTTTTGTATATCTTAAGTACTTGATGTACTGCATTTTCGATTTCAAGGTGTCATAAAATTCATTCAAAACTCTTTCTGATTCAAAAGAACGTGATTGATGTAATTCATTTTGATTTTCAATAACATTTTTATAATTATCGTTAACCTTGGAAATCGTTTCTTTAAAGATTTTTATTAATTCCTGAATATAATCTTTTTGGATTGTTTGATGGACTATATCGCTTCGTGATTCAGAATATTCTGAAATGGGAGAATAATAAGATTGATCTTTGTCTTTTTGATTCTGCATTTCGATTTCAATAGCATTGTCTATACACTTCAGTATTATAATAATCTTCGATGCTATATTGGGAACGTGATGTACTATTCTCTCAGATAGTTCTTCTTGGTTCTGGATAAAATGCTTCAACCATTTTTGCTTTAATAATTCAAATATTACATCTATTTGACCTCTCTTTAAAGCCAAATCTAGGATTGTTACTTCATCACCATAATAATTTATTTTAGTCTGAATATTTCCTTCTAATTCTGCCAAAAATTTAAACATATTTACTTTACCACAATCTATAGATGTAAATATGGGTGTCAAACCACTTGAGTCCTTTAATTGGCAATTTAAGCCTTTTTGATCCATGTACCGCATTACATTTACATGGTCTGTTTTAGCTATTTCATTAACTATACTACCATGCTCTTTAACAAACTCATCATCAAAGTCTAATCTAGCTCCTTTTTCTTCATGTAAATATTTTACTATACTCAAATGCCCATTTATTGCTGCTAAATGCAATGGTTGATAAGGTACTTCTCTGGGCTCAAAATTTTCAGATGATTCTATTGTAATTGTACGTTGAAAGTCCGCACCTTGCTTTACCAAATGTCTTACTACCTCAGAATACCCCTTCTCTGCTGCTCCATGTAAGGGATTTGGTGTATCTCTACCAGGGAATCTCAAGTTAATATCAGCATGATTGCCTATCAGGATCTTTACTAAACTTATATCCCCTTGCTCTGCTGCTAAGTATAAAGGTGTGACTTTCTCTTCATAAAAGTTTTTTTTATATGTTTGATTTTCTTTTCGGTAAATAATACTAATATTAGGATTAAAACCTTCTGCTAAAAAACTTTGAACAGCTTCTAAATCTCCTTTATATACACTCTTGCAAAAAGATTCAACCTGCTCTAAATATTGCTGTATTGGTTCGGATAGAGCAGAAAAATTGAATTTTTGAAAGATATATGGCGTATCCATACCATCTAATTGCATCTCCATATCAGCTCCTTGACTAAGTAAGTATTTCAACATGTCCAGATTATTGTTTTTTGCTGCTAAAGGCAATAAAGGGTTATACTTATTGAATGCAGCACCATTTTGTATTAAATATTTTACTATCCCTATATAGTTATTTTTCACCGCTGGAATTAATGCTCGTGTTAACGCATTTTTAAAGTTATCTTCTTTATGTATGTCTCTGCCTATAAGATCTTCTATGATATTTTGGTGTCCATATTGTGCTGCTAAATAAAAAGGACATCCACTGCTTGGTCTTATATCAACACCTTCTGCTAACAGATTTTGTGTATCTTCATCTTTTTCAATTAGAGGTTCTGCAGCTATAAAATCGTTATCTTCTTCTAGCAGCCTTTGTACCTCTTCTATATTTCCATCTTTCACAGCGAGGATAAAATTTTTCATTTCTTCTGTCATATTTAATTTATTTTGTATTAATGCATTTAGGTTTATGACTTTTATGACCATAATAACACCTAATTAAAGAAACTGCAATTTTGAGGAATAATGTATTAGGTAGTTGCTACGATGAAAAGTTACAGAGCAACTCTGGTTACGTGCAGTCAAAATTTTGGTTCGAAAAATTTTGTCCTGGATAAAGCGGAGGGGCATTAGAATAATGCAG
Above is a genomic segment from Candidatus Phycorickettsia trachydisci containing:
- a CDS encoding ankyrin repeat domain-containing protein; its protein translation is MVIKVINLNALIQNKLNMTEEMKNFILAVKDGNIEEVQRLLEEDNDFIAAEPLIEKDEDTQNLLAEGVDIRPSSGCPFYLAAQYGHQNIIEDLIGRDIHKEDNFKNALTRALIPAVKNNYIGIVKYLIQNGAAFNKYNPLLPLAAKNNNLDMLKYLLSQGADMEMQLDGMDTPYIFQKFNFSALSEPIQQYLEQVESFCKSVYKGDLEAVQSFLAEGFNPNISIIYRKENQTYKKNFYEEKVTPLYLAAEQGDISLVKILIGNHADINLRFPGRDTPNPLHGAAEKGYSEVVRHLVKQGADFQRTITIESSENFEPREVPYQPLHLAAINGHLSIVKYLHEEKGARLDFDDEFVKEHGSIVNEIAKTDHVNVMRYMDQKGLNCQLKDSSGLTPIFTSIDCGKVNMFKFLAELEGNIQTKINYYGDEVTILDLALKRGQIDVIFELLKQKWLKHFIQNQEELSERIVHHVPNIASKIIIILKCIDNAIEIEMQNQKDKDQSYYSPISEYSESRSDIVHQTIQKDYIQELIKIFKETISKVNDNYKNVIENQNELHQSRSFESERVLNEFYDTLKSKMQYIKYLRYTKEFQHILSGLLSKIDKLHCPPKYFKTDIEELEAELNIVDTIEQADQLNTSILPEKRSADDSNTEASASKKQHTSSSTESEKDDEVEVSYETVLGAEPYIDGALPLNNESQETGNASSSISDDMV